From the Candidatus Binatia bacterium genome, one window contains:
- a CDS encoding magnesium chelatase, with protein MAKPTTLGELRASGYEPTTVRAELRRNLKAALIDGRSILPSILGYDDTVIPEVQNAILSGHHIILLGERGQAKSRLIRGLVGLLDESVPAVEGCEIHCDPLAPICRRCTARRDAEGNALGVVWIGREERYGEKLATPDVSMADLIGEIDPIKVAEGRYLADEDTIHFGLVPRSHRGIFAINELPDLMEKIQVGLFNLMEERDIQIRGFKVRLPVDIVIVASANPEDYTSRGRIITPLKDRFDAQVRTHYPKDIATEIAIVEQEVPSADRDGCPVRIPDFMKSIVAGLTFEARAAGDINQSSGVSVRATLNNYETLIANAERRAVVLGEQEIVPRVSDLHAVSTSMLGKLEFEYTGEERSELEAFERLVNRAVLVVFDETFAPAKLQAVIGYFEGGGGVEVSDQMPALEYLEGIGAIPGLRDAIGELGSFESPALMASATEFILEGLHLHQKLNREVSGGRVTYRA; from the coding sequence ATGGCGAAACCTACGACCCTTGGAGAGTTGCGAGCTTCTGGCTACGAGCCGACAACGGTCCGCGCGGAACTGCGGCGGAACCTGAAGGCCGCATTGATCGACGGCCGATCGATTCTTCCGTCGATTCTCGGGTACGACGACACCGTGATTCCCGAGGTGCAGAACGCAATCCTCTCGGGGCATCACATCATCCTCCTCGGTGAACGTGGCCAGGCGAAGTCGCGGTTGATTCGCGGGCTGGTCGGTTTGCTCGACGAGTCGGTTCCGGCCGTCGAAGGCTGCGAGATCCATTGCGACCCGCTGGCGCCCATCTGTCGCCGATGCACCGCGCGGCGCGATGCCGAAGGGAATGCGCTGGGCGTCGTCTGGATCGGCCGCGAGGAGCGCTACGGCGAAAAGCTCGCGACCCCGGACGTCTCGATGGCCGACCTCATCGGCGAGATCGATCCGATCAAGGTCGCAGAAGGTCGCTATCTCGCAGATGAAGACACGATCCACTTCGGGCTCGTCCCGAGGTCGCATCGCGGGATCTTCGCGATCAACGAGCTGCCCGATCTAATGGAGAAGATCCAGGTCGGCTTGTTCAATCTCATGGAAGAACGCGACATCCAGATCCGGGGCTTCAAGGTGCGACTTCCCGTGGATATCGTGATCGTCGCGAGTGCGAATCCGGAGGACTACACGAGCCGCGGGCGCATCATCACACCGCTGAAGGATCGCTTCGACGCGCAGGTCCGCACGCACTATCCAAAGGACATCGCGACCGAGATCGCGATCGTCGAACAGGAAGTGCCCTCGGCCGATCGAGACGGTTGTCCGGTACGCATTCCGGACTTCATGAAGAGCATCGTCGCGGGGCTTACGTTCGAGGCCCGCGCCGCAGGAGACATCAACCAGAGCAGCGGCGTCAGCGTACGCGCGACCCTGAACAACTACGAGACCCTGATCGCGAACGCGGAGCGGCGTGCGGTCGTGCTGGGGGAGCAGGAGATCGTCCCGCGAGTCTCGGATCTTCACGCGGTCTCGACCTCGATGCTCGGGAAGCTCGAGTTCGAGTACACCGGCGAGGAGCGGTCCGAGCTGGAGGCGTTCGAGCGTCTGGTGAACCGCGCAGTGCTGGTCGTCTTCGACGAGACGTTTGCTCCCGCGAAGCTTCAGGCGGTGATCGGGTACTTCGAGGGCGGCGGCGGCGTCGAGGTCTCGGATCAGATGCCTGCTTTGGAGTATCTCGAAGGTATCGGCGCGATCCCGGGCCTCCGGGACGCGATCGGCGAGCTCGGCTCGTTCGAGTCGCCGGCGCTCATGGCCTCGGCGACCGAGTTCATCCTGGAGGGCCTGCACCTGCATCAGAAGCTCAATCGAGAGGTCTCCGGGGGCAGGGTGACGTACCGGGCCTAG
- a CDS encoding VWA domain-containing protein, translating into MLRLRYTSWDGSQRIRLDPEKVFEQFAEALSGTDDVRQALEWMMRQGMELADGQLMGLDELLQELRDQLQKRQESVNVDHALDEPQGQLEDILRRERDTLTEREGPGDAVAEMREKKAFLGDLPAKLSEAIARIAQNYAFEDGGAERDFKELLDKIDDIRKVEDLKEQWGDRLKGDESLDFEQALDLAAELAALMAMQSALMRGDLEGIDPSQLGDLLGPQAAEDLGALKQAMSMLVEAGFLIQREGRLELSAKGIRRIGQLALQDIYQALLRDRPGAHEIRRVGAAEEMPEGVRPHEPGEPLDLALVPTLMNAVRRQPGATLGVEPRDFEVHESRQHSTASTVLLLDMSWSMSWEGRFAAAKKVALALESLIRTRYPRDFFGIVGFYTRAVELRPQDLPEASWNMGDPFTNLQDALRMGSDLLRRHPSRNQQLIVVTDGQPTAYFADGRLHCEWPLSFGGVSRRAAQETLREVERVTKRGITINTFMLDDSLGLRAFVEQMTRINKGRALYSRPDRLGEYLLVDYLARKKKKV; encoded by the coding sequence ATGCTGCGCCTTCGCTACACTTCGTGGGACGGTTCTCAGCGGATTCGCCTCGATCCCGAGAAGGTCTTCGAGCAGTTCGCCGAGGCTCTGTCGGGAACCGACGATGTTCGCCAGGCGCTCGAGTGGATGATGCGCCAGGGGATGGAGCTCGCCGATGGGCAGCTCATGGGCCTGGACGAGCTTCTCCAAGAGCTTCGCGATCAGCTCCAGAAGCGCCAGGAGTCGGTCAACGTCGACCACGCGCTCGACGAGCCGCAGGGGCAACTGGAGGATATCCTCCGACGCGAGCGTGACACGCTGACAGAGCGCGAGGGGCCCGGCGACGCGGTCGCCGAGATGCGCGAGAAGAAGGCGTTTCTCGGTGATTTGCCCGCGAAGCTCTCCGAGGCGATCGCGCGGATTGCGCAGAACTATGCCTTCGAGGACGGCGGCGCGGAGCGCGATTTCAAGGAGCTGCTCGACAAGATCGACGACATTCGCAAGGTCGAAGATCTGAAGGAGCAATGGGGCGACCGGCTCAAAGGGGACGAGTCCCTCGACTTCGAGCAGGCCCTTGATCTCGCAGCGGAGTTGGCCGCGCTCATGGCGATGCAGAGCGCGCTCATGCGGGGCGACCTCGAGGGGATAGATCCAAGCCAGCTTGGTGACCTGCTCGGCCCGCAGGCGGCCGAAGACTTGGGTGCGCTAAAGCAGGCGATGTCGATGCTGGTCGAGGCGGGGTTCCTCATTCAACGCGAGGGACGACTCGAACTCTCGGCCAAAGGCATCCGTCGCATCGGGCAGTTGGCACTGCAGGACATCTACCAGGCACTGCTGCGCGACCGGCCGGGAGCGCACGAGATCCGGAGGGTCGGCGCGGCCGAGGAGATGCCCGAGGGCGTGCGGCCGCACGAGCCGGGCGAGCCGCTCGACCTCGCGCTCGTTCCGACCCTGATGAACGCCGTGCGGCGGCAGCCGGGCGCCACGCTGGGAGTGGAACCCCGGGACTTCGAGGTCCACGAGTCACGCCAGCACAGCACTGCGTCGACCGTGCTGTTGCTCGACATGAGCTGGTCGATGAGCTGGGAGGGACGTTTCGCCGCCGCGAAGAAGGTAGCCCTCGCGCTCGAGAGCCTCATCCGCACGCGCTACCCGCGCGACTTCTTCGGGATCGTCGGTTTCTACACCCGGGCGGTCGAACTGCGGCCGCAGGACCTTCCCGAAGCCTCTTGGAACATGGGTGATCCCTTCACAAATCTGCAGGACGCACTCCGGATGGGGAGCGATCTCCTCCGTCGTCACCCGAGTCGCAACCAGCAACTGATCGTCGTGACCGACGGGCAGCCCACGGCGTATTTCGCCGACGGTCGGCTCCACTGTGAGTGGCCGCTCTCGTTCGGCGGGGTGTCCCGGCGCGCGGCCCAGGAGACGCTGCGCGAAGTCGAGCGGGTTACCAAGCGCGGAATTACGATCAACACCTTCATGCTGGACGATTCGCTTGGCTTGCGCGCCTTCGTCGAGCAGATGACGCGGATCAACAAGGGTCGGGCTCTCTACAGCCGGCCGGACCGCCTGGGCGAATACCTCCTGGTCGACTACCTGGCTCGCAAGAAGAAGAAAGTTTGA